Part of the Catalinimonas alkaloidigena genome is shown below.
GAATGTCCTGGTATTTCATCAAAGTTAAAAGTTAGAGGTTAAAAGTTTCAGGTCGCAAAAAAACATGGGTTCTTGCTGAAGAGAAGAACCTATTCTTAAAATAATACCTGAGACTACTGTTTAAAGTTTTTACGGCGGTTTCGGCGGTAATCTTCAAAAATAAGATTTCCCAAACCTTTGAGGCTGCTGTAGTAGGCATTGCCATTATTGACCTCGGTAAATTTCTGCACAAACTGTTTCAGATAAGGGTCAGAGGCAATCATAAAAGTGGTGACAGGCACACCAATGCGACGGCACTGTGCTCCTAGATTTAAAGTTTTGTTAAGAATTTTGCTATCCAGGCCAAAACTATTTTTATAGTATTTGATGCCCTGTTTCAGACAAGTAGGCTTACCATCAGTAATCATGAAGATTTGTTTGTTCTTCGTTTTACGCCGGCGTAAGATGTCCATGGCCAGTTCCAGCCCGGCCACCGTATTGGTATGGTAAGGGCCTACTTTCAGGTAGGGTAAATCTTTGATCTGAATCTGCCAGGCATCATTCCCAAAAACAATAATATCCAGCGTATCTTTTTTGTATTTGGTCGTGATCAGTTCCGCCAGCGCCATGGCTACCTTTTTGGCAGGCGTAATCCGGTCTTCTCCGTAGAGAATCATGGAATGGGAAATATCAATCATGAGTACGGTAGAAGTCTGAGTCTTGAACTCAGTATCATTGACCTCCAGGTCGTTTTCAGTAAGCATAAAGTTGCCCAACCCATGATTGATCTGCGCGTTACGGATGGAGTCGGTCATGGCAATCTGCTCCAGGGAGTCGCCAAACTGATAATCCCGCCGGTCGGTACTGGCCTCATCTCCGGCGCCGCTATGTGGTGTCTTATGATTGCCCTGCCCGGATTTTTTGAGCTTGCCGAATATTTCTTCCAGTGCACTCTTACGGATGGAACGTTCGGTCTTGGCAGTTAGCTCAAAAGTGCCGTCGGGGTTTTCATCGGTGATATAGCCTTTATCTTTAAGCTCCTGAATAAAATCGCCCATACCATACTCAGCATTGGTAATGTTGTACTGGTTATCCAGGCTGGTCATCCACTGCAATGTCTCATTAACATCACCTGAGGTGATCACCATGAGTTCCATAAATATCTTCAGTAGCTGATCAAAAGTACTTTGTTCCTGCTGATTGGGGTCGGGCTGGTAGTCGGTAAATCGGTATCCTAGCATATGTGCAAAACCTTAAAAATGACGGATTTGTTCTGTTTCTTCTCTATAACGGAAAAGAAAGCAAAGGCATTCGCTGAGGTGCCATTTAAATTTGATGTACAAGCACAAAATATGGATTTGATACGTACATAGCAAGGAGCTGAAATGTAGGCTGAACGATAATTCCCAAAGCTCCGGCAAAAAAAATTATGGTTCAGCTTTATAAAACCCTTTCCAATCTGAACGTTTTCTTCAGTTCTTTACCATTCCTGAGTACTTTAACGCGGATGCGCTTGCCTGGTCTTTTATTTACTAAAGCGCTAAACATACCCAGGTCAAGCTCCGGAGGTCGCCTCCCATTGATAGAAATGATCATATCGCCTTCTAGGAGGCCGGCACGTTCAGCGGGGGTGTCATCAGTAATTTTTGAGATGTAAAGCAGGCTGAGCAGTGGCCCGGTAGCAATCAATTCCATACCACTCATGTTGTACTCAAAATCTTTTCGGAAAAGCCGGTTTTTTTTGATGTACATTTTCTGATTAGCGTAGTCAAACACTACCCGAAAACGTTTGAGCACTGACCCTCCCATGTTACCATTATGCATGGTCTCGGATTGGGCAGGAAGTATCATGCTGCTGTCTTCAGGAAAAGAAGTAATAATGCCCTCCAGTTCATAGTCAGCAAGCTTCAATCCTCCAATTCGGCCCAGGGAGCCGTATATTTCACCACTTAACCCCCGACCCAGATAGCCTGATAAGTTTTTTTCAGGGACTGTAATTTTGGGATGAGAACTTGTGTTCAGGAGCAGCGAATGGCTGGCCCCGGTGTCAACCATCAGCTTGATCGGCACATAAGTAGTATCATTAACCTTCAGTTTTACATCAGAGAGATAAGGCTTGGTATCTTCTATACTCATAGAAAACTCCCGGTAAGAACTGCGAGGCTTAAAATGTTCGGGGCGATGGAGCGTAAGCTGTTGGTTCATATAATCTACTTCTACCACAAAGCGGCTAAATATTTCGTAGCCCAGTATACCGTGGATACGCACTCCGAGATGATTATCTAACTGTAAGTAGTCTTCCTGTAACACCAGCATGGCATTACCTTCGGCCTCTACCCCTTCCGGTAAGGCGAAGGAAATATTGTTACTCACAAATGCACTGATCTCACCTTCCTTACCAGCTCCCATCAGGTGGATTACTCTGTCATTAGGGCTGGGTACTCCCTCTACATAAATGTCATCAGTAAGGATAGCTGTGCGCACCCCCGTATCCAGAATAAACTTAAGCTCATGCTCAGCCTCGTTAACCCTTACGGGCACTACGATCAGGTTACTGTGCATCTCAAAGGGAATTTCTACCCGCTTGGTTCTTTTGTTGGTAATACGAAAACCACGGTACACAAACTGCGCATAAGTCACATGAGAAGCTACTTCTCCAATAGTAAAAAAAAGAAGGAGTGCGAATCGCATTAGAAATTTAGTACTCATGTGGCTGAGCAAGGTAGTTACAGGGTTAATGTGCTGAATCTCAGAATATATACTACATGTAAACTCTGTATATAACAAACAATTGGAAAAAAAGATTACTTCAAATTATACAATCTCTACTATGTAGGAGACGGGCCTGTTTATGTGTTTTATCTGAATAAAAAGAGCGATTTTTTGTTAGATTTGCGGTTTGTTCTATCTACAGAAATAAATATGTCAACTTTTTCGCTCTATTTTGATCTTGGCCTTACCCACATTCTGGATATTAATGGCTACGACCATATCTTGTTTGTA
Proteins encoded:
- a CDS encoding vWA domain-containing protein; translation: MLGYRFTDYQPDPNQQEQSTFDQLLKIFMELMVITSGDVNETLQWMTSLDNQYNITNAEYGMGDFIQELKDKGYITDENPDGTFELTAKTERSIRKSALEEIFGKLKKSGQGNHKTPHSGAGDEASTDRRDYQFGDSLEQIAMTDSIRNAQINHGLGNFMLTENDLEVNDTEFKTQTSTVLMIDISHSMILYGEDRITPAKKVAMALAELITTKYKKDTLDIIVFGNDAWQIQIKDLPYLKVGPYHTNTVAGLELAMDILRRRKTKNKQIFMITDGKPTCLKQGIKYYKNSFGLDSKILNKTLNLGAQCRRIGVPVTTFMIASDPYLKQFVQKFTEVNNGNAYYSSLKGLGNLIFEDYRRNRRKNFKQ
- a CDS encoding aspartyl protease family protein → MSTKFLMRFALLLFFTIGEVASHVTYAQFVYRGFRITNKRTKRVEIPFEMHSNLIVVPVRVNEAEHELKFILDTGVRTAILTDDIYVEGVPSPNDRVIHLMGAGKEGEISAFVSNNISFALPEGVEAEGNAMLVLQEDYLQLDNHLGVRIHGILGYEIFSRFVVEVDYMNQQLTLHRPEHFKPRSSYREFSMSIEDTKPYLSDVKLKVNDTTYVPIKLMVDTGASHSLLLNTSSHPKITVPEKNLSGYLGRGLSGEIYGSLGRIGGLKLADYELEGIITSFPEDSSMILPAQSETMHNGNMGGSVLKRFRVVFDYANQKMYIKKNRLFRKDFEYNMSGMELIATGPLLSLLYISKITDDTPAERAGLLEGDMIISINGRRPPELDLGMFSALVNKRPGKRIRVKVLRNGKELKKTFRLERVL